A genomic region of Pogona vitticeps strain Pit_001003342236 chromosome 15, PviZW2.1, whole genome shotgun sequence contains the following coding sequences:
- the LOC110088485 gene encoding protein S100-A12: MKTLMEQGLECVVNIFHQYCFGKHPDDYLQPGEFKKMLKEQAQPFLKDTTPDGVSQDAYIDQLFKKADRDHNGKLKFTEVIVVVAGALIDAHNRSHGHEHGHGHGHSHDDGHGHGHSH; the protein is encoded by the exons ATGAAAACTCTTATGGAGCAAGGTCTAGAATGCGTGGTCAACATCTTCCACCAGTACTGCTTTGGAAAACATCCTGATGATTACCTACAGCCTGGAGAGTTCAAGAAGATGCTGAAGGAACAAGCACAGCCATTCTTGAAGGACACCACACCT GATGGTGTTAGCCAGGACGCTTACATCGACCAGCTCTTTAAAAAAGCGGACAGGGACCACAACGGCAAGCTGAAATTCACGGAGGTTATAGTTGTGGTGGCCGGCGCCCTTATAGATGCCCACAACCGGTCCCATGGACACGAACATGGCCATGGCCACGGCCACAGCCACGATGATGGCCACGGCCACGGCCACAGCCACTGA